One window from the genome of Erwinia sorbitola encodes:
- the ilvG gene encoding acetolactate synthase 2 catalytic subunit encodes MNGAQWVVQALRAQGVETVFGYPGGAIMPVYDALYDGGVEHLLCRHEQGAAMAAIGFARATGKVGVCIATSGPGATNLITGLADAMLDSVPIVAITGQVSSAVMGTDAFQEIDVLGLSLACTKHSFLVESLDELPVVLAEAFAIAKSGRPGPVLVDIPKDIQLASGDLVAHLLPVEQAMPHPYAELQQARNLLAQSKKPILYVGGGVGMADAVHALRAFAKETGIPTVATLKGLGTPDAEDAYYLGMLGMHGTKAANLAVQQCDLLIAVGARFDDRVTGKLDTFAPHASVIHLDIDPAELHKLRRAHVGLQGDLNKLLPDLYQPIAITAWREEVKALKANNGWRYDHPGEAIFAPLFLKQLSDRKPQSAVVTTDVGQHQMWAAQHMSFNRPENFITSSGLGTMGFGLPAAVGAQVARPDDTVICVSGDGSFMMNVQELGTIKRKQLPVKIVLIDNQRLGMVRQWQQLFFEERYSETNLSDNPDFLILASAFGIPGQRITRKDQVDAALDALLHSEGPYMLHVAIDEHENVWPLVPPGASNENMMEKTS; translated from the coding sequence ATGAATGGTGCTCAGTGGGTGGTTCAAGCTTTGCGTGCACAGGGAGTCGAGACAGTTTTCGGCTATCCGGGTGGTGCAATTATGCCGGTCTATGACGCGCTGTATGACGGCGGTGTCGAACACCTACTTTGCCGCCATGAGCAGGGTGCAGCTATGGCCGCTATCGGCTTCGCTCGTGCAACCGGAAAAGTCGGCGTCTGTATCGCCACTTCAGGGCCGGGTGCGACCAATCTGATCACCGGCCTGGCGGACGCCATGCTGGATTCTGTACCTATCGTTGCTATCACGGGCCAGGTTTCATCTGCGGTGATGGGAACGGATGCCTTTCAGGAGATTGACGTTCTGGGTCTGTCTCTGGCCTGTACCAAACATAGCTTCCTCGTAGAGTCCCTTGATGAACTGCCGGTGGTGTTGGCAGAAGCTTTTGCTATTGCAAAATCAGGTCGTCCTGGCCCGGTACTGGTTGATATCCCTAAGGATATCCAGTTAGCCAGCGGCGATCTGGTGGCTCATCTGCTGCCGGTAGAGCAGGCAATGCCGCATCCGTATGCCGAATTGCAGCAGGCGCGTAACCTGCTGGCTCAGTCGAAAAAACCAATCCTGTATGTGGGCGGTGGCGTGGGTATGGCGGATGCAGTGCATGCATTGAGGGCGTTTGCTAAAGAGACCGGAATTCCTACCGTTGCGACCTTGAAAGGTCTTGGTACCCCGGATGCTGAAGACGCATATTACCTCGGTATGCTGGGGATGCACGGCACCAAAGCAGCTAACCTCGCAGTGCAGCAGTGTGATCTGTTGATTGCTGTAGGCGCTCGCTTTGACGACCGCGTAACTGGCAAGCTGGATACCTTCGCCCCGCATGCCAGCGTGATCCATCTGGATATTGACCCCGCAGAACTGCATAAACTCCGCCGGGCCCATGTTGGCCTGCAAGGCGACCTCAATAAGCTGCTGCCCGATCTGTACCAGCCGATTGCTATCACCGCCTGGCGTGAAGAGGTGAAAGCGCTGAAAGCCAATAACGGCTGGCGTTACGATCATCCGGGCGAAGCCATTTTTGCGCCGCTGTTTTTAAAGCAGTTATCCGATCGTAAGCCGCAAAGCGCGGTAGTTACCACAGACGTGGGACAGCATCAGATGTGGGCAGCTCAACATATGAGTTTTAACCGCCCTGAAAACTTCATCACATCGAGCGGTTTGGGCACCATGGGGTTCGGCCTGCCTGCCGCTGTGGGTGCCCAGGTTGCTCGCCCGGATGACACAGTTATCTGCGTTTCCGGTGATGGCTCCTTCATGATGAACGTGCAGGAGCTGGGTACCATTAAGCGCAAGCAGCTACCGGTTAAAATTGTTTTGATCGATAACCAGCGCCTGGGAATGGTACGCCAGTGGCAGCAGCTGTTCTTCGAAGAACGTTATAGCGAAACTAACCTCTCAGATAATCCGGACTTTCTCATTCTGGCCAGTGCCTTCGGCATTCCCGGCCAGCGTATTACCCGTAAAGATCAGGTCGACGCCGCATTAGACGCTTTGCTGCACAGTGAAGGGCCATACATGCTCCACGTCGCGATTGACGAGCATGAGAACGTCTGGCCTCTGGTACCACCGGGTGCCAGCAACGAAAATATGATGGAGAAGACCTCATGA
- a CDS encoding YifB family Mg chelatase-like AAA ATPase — MSLSVANTRAALGIQAPLVSVEVHLSNGLPALSLVGLPETTVKEARDRVRSAILNSGFTFPAKRITVNLAPADLPKEGGRYDLPIAIAILAASEQIPAAKLAGYEFLGELALTGALRGVQGAIPAAVAALDAGRQLILSADNVNDVALIQHGKSLIAGHLLEVCAFLHGRAQLEEAQSRPQICPPHAGGDLNEIIGQQQAKRALEITAAGGHNLLLIGPPGTGKTMLASRLNSLMPPLSDREALESASVASLLGSGDLHRQWRQRPFRSPHHSSSLYALVGGGSIPKPGEISLAHNGILFLDELPEFERRALDSLREPLESGEISISRARAKITYPARFQLIAAMNPSPTGHYSGPHNRSSPQQTLRYLSRLSGPFLDRFDLSLEVPLLPPGTLSAQQGGGESSQEVRVRVLAARERQINRCGKVNAVMKNHEIQACCTLTPEDAQWLEQILNQLGLSVRAWQRLLKVARTIADLEGEDEVNRNHLTEAVSYRGIDRLLIHLHNSLQ; from the coding sequence ATGTCGCTATCTGTTGCCAATACCCGTGCCGCATTGGGCATTCAGGCACCTCTGGTGTCTGTGGAAGTTCATCTGAGTAATGGCTTGCCTGCCCTTTCCCTGGTTGGCCTGCCGGAAACCACCGTGAAAGAAGCCCGGGATCGGGTGCGCAGCGCCATTCTCAATAGCGGATTTACCTTTCCGGCTAAACGGATCACCGTCAACCTGGCACCCGCCGATTTACCTAAAGAGGGTGGACGCTATGACTTGCCCATCGCTATTGCCATTCTGGCTGCCTCAGAGCAGATTCCAGCGGCAAAACTTGCCGGGTATGAATTCCTCGGCGAGTTAGCCCTGACGGGCGCGCTACGTGGCGTACAGGGCGCTATTCCTGCTGCCGTTGCCGCACTCGATGCCGGACGGCAGCTTATTCTCTCAGCGGACAATGTGAATGATGTTGCCTTGATTCAGCACGGGAAGAGTTTAATTGCCGGTCATCTGCTGGAGGTGTGCGCTTTCCTGCACGGCAGAGCACAGCTGGAAGAGGCACAAAGCAGGCCACAGATATGTCCGCCGCATGCAGGAGGAGACCTGAACGAGATTATTGGTCAGCAGCAGGCCAAGCGCGCGCTGGAGATTACGGCCGCGGGGGGACACAATCTGTTATTGATCGGCCCACCAGGCACAGGTAAGACAATGCTGGCATCCCGGTTGAATAGCCTGATGCCGCCTCTAAGCGATCGTGAGGCCCTGGAGAGTGCCAGCGTAGCCAGTCTGCTGGGTAGTGGTGATCTGCATCGTCAGTGGCGTCAGAGGCCGTTTCGTTCCCCTCATCACAGCTCCTCTCTCTATGCCCTGGTCGGCGGCGGCTCAATACCAAAGCCAGGTGAGATATCTCTCGCCCACAACGGCATCCTGTTTCTTGACGAGCTTCCGGAGTTTGAACGCCGCGCTCTGGATTCCCTGCGCGAGCCACTGGAGTCAGGTGAGATCAGTATTTCCCGCGCACGCGCCAAAATCACCTATCCGGCACGCTTCCAGCTGATCGCTGCGATGAATCCCAGCCCAACCGGGCACTACAGCGGCCCACATAATCGCAGTTCACCCCAGCAGACACTGCGCTATCTCAGTCGCCTCTCTGGCCCTTTCCTCGACCGTTTCGATCTCTCTCTTGAAGTTCCGCTACTGCCGCCAGGAACGTTAAGTGCGCAGCAGGGCGGCGGCGAGTCGAGCCAGGAGGTTCGCGTACGGGTTCTGGCAGCGCGGGAACGCCAGATAAATCGCTGCGGCAAAGTGAATGCGGTAATGAAAAACCACGAAATCCAGGCTTGCTGTACACTTACACCTGAGGACGCCCAATGGCTGGAGCAAATACTTAACCAGCTGGGGCTGTCGGTGCGAGCATGGCAACGCCTGCTAAAAGTGGCACGTACCATTGCTGATTTGGAAGGGGAGGACGAAGTTAACCGGAACCATCTGACGGAAGCAGTGAGTTACCGTGGGATTGACCGTTTGCTGATTCACTTGCACAACAGCCTGCAATAG
- the btuB gene encoding TonB-dependent vitamin B12 receptor BtuB, whose protein sequence is MTTKKYKLLAFSATAISLWAQNGFAQNSDNTQVVTANRFQQPVNTVLAPTTIVTRAEIDRWQAKSLNDVMRRLPGVDAVQSGGMGQKTSLFIRGTNSNHVLVLIDGIRLNQSGISGSADISQIPLALVQRVEYIRGARSAVYGSDAIGGVINIITTRKEEGTTLEAGVGSYGYQNYNGSTQQKLGENTRVTLAGDYTYTHGFDVKAGYPNDSGPAQPDRDGYMSKTLYGGLEHDFSDRFSGFVRGYGFDNRTAYDNSSSFSVPGALVDTRQLYSQTWDTGLRFQQGIYSSQLVASYSHVKDYNYDPRLGRYSPATSLDESKQYNLQWGNSIEVGQGTVSGGVDWQKETTEPGTSLLSDSTAIRNTGLYLTGQQRLGDFTLEGAVRSDDNSQFGRHNTWQTSGAWEFIEGYRFVTSYATAYKAPYLSQLYSTYGGNPNLKPEESKQWEAGFEGLTGPVTWHVSGYRNDIDNLISADAPLYVYYNVAQATIKGVEATAAFDTGPLSHQISFDYLDPRNSQTNEILLRRAKQQVKYQLDWTVYNFDWSVTYQYLGQRYDQDFNTYPYRTIKMGGLSLWDLAVAYPVTSHLTVRGRIANLFDKEYETAYGYETPGREYYLSGSYTF, encoded by the coding sequence ATGACTACAAAAAAATATAAGCTGCTGGCGTTTAGCGCCACGGCAATTTCTCTCTGGGCGCAAAACGGCTTTGCGCAGAATAGTGACAACACACAGGTCGTCACCGCGAATCGCTTTCAGCAGCCGGTAAATACAGTGCTGGCACCGACAACGATTGTGACCCGTGCGGAGATAGACCGCTGGCAGGCGAAAAGCCTGAATGATGTAATGCGCCGCTTACCGGGTGTGGACGCGGTGCAAAGTGGTGGCATGGGACAGAAAACCAGCCTGTTTATTCGCGGAACTAACTCAAACCATGTTCTGGTACTGATTGACGGTATTCGTCTTAACCAGTCTGGTATTTCGGGTTCTGCCGATATCAGTCAGATCCCACTGGCGCTGGTACAGCGCGTTGAATATATCCGGGGTGCGCGTTCGGCAGTATATGGGTCGGATGCCATTGGCGGGGTGATCAATATTATCACTACCCGCAAGGAAGAGGGAACGACCCTGGAAGCAGGAGTGGGCTCCTATGGTTACCAAAACTATAACGGGTCGACGCAGCAAAAACTGGGCGAAAATACGCGGGTGACGCTGGCAGGGGACTACACCTACACTCACGGTTTTGACGTGAAAGCAGGCTACCCTAATGACAGTGGCCCGGCACAGCCTGACCGGGATGGCTATATGAGTAAGACGCTATACGGTGGGCTTGAACATGATTTCAGCGACAGGTTCAGCGGTTTTGTTCGTGGTTATGGTTTTGATAATCGCACTGCATATGACAACAGTTCCAGTTTTTCGGTACCTGGAGCGCTGGTAGATACCCGCCAGCTTTACAGCCAGACGTGGGACACCGGTCTGCGTTTCCAGCAGGGTATCTACTCGTCTCAGCTGGTAGCCAGTTACAGCCACGTGAAAGACTACAACTATGACCCACGTCTGGGGCGATACAGCCCGGCGACCTCACTGGATGAGAGTAAACAGTACAATCTGCAATGGGGTAACAGCATTGAAGTGGGGCAGGGTACGGTCAGTGGAGGGGTTGACTGGCAGAAAGAGACCACGGAACCTGGCACCAGCTTACTTTCTGACAGTACAGCGATACGCAATACCGGACTCTATCTGACAGGCCAGCAGCGTCTGGGGGACTTCACCCTTGAAGGTGCGGTTCGCTCTGATGATAACTCACAGTTTGGCCGACATAACACCTGGCAAACCAGTGGGGCGTGGGAGTTCATTGAGGGATATCGCTTCGTGACCTCTTATGCGACGGCCTATAAAGCGCCTTACCTATCGCAGCTGTACAGCACCTATGGCGGAAACCCAAATCTTAAACCTGAAGAAAGTAAGCAGTGGGAAGCCGGATTTGAAGGTCTCACAGGCCCGGTTACATGGCATGTCTCTGGATATCGGAATGATATTGATAACCTCATTTCTGCCGATGCACCTTTATATGTTTATTACAACGTTGCACAGGCAACCATTAAAGGAGTAGAAGCCACCGCCGCCTTTGATACCGGCCCGTTGAGCCACCAGATCTCATTTGACTACCTTGATCCCCGTAACAGCCAGACCAATGAAATACTGTTACGTCGTGCTAAACAGCAGGTGAAGTACCAGCTGGACTGGACGGTGTATAACTTCGACTGGTCGGTGACTTACCAGTATCTGGGCCAGCGCTACGATCAGGATTTCAACACGTATCCTTACCGTACGATCAAAATGGGTGGATTGAGCCTGTGGGATCTCGCAGTCGCGTATCCAGTCACATCACATCTCACCGTTCGTGGTAGAATCGCCAACCTGTTCGATAAAGAATACGAGACAGCGTATGGCTATGAAACCCCTGGACGGGAATACTACCTCAGCGGCAGCTACACCTTCTAA
- the hdfR gene encoding HTH-type transcriptional regulator HdfR, with the protein MDTELLKTFLEVSRTRHFGRAAEALYLTQSAVSFRIRQLENQLGVNLFTRHRNNIRLTAAGERLLPYAESLMSTWLMAKKEVAHTQQHHELSIGASASLWEAYLTPWLQTLYENRESLHVEARVAQRHSLVKQLHERQLDLLITTEAPKMDELTSQQIGHISLTLFRSRKSEKKEKYDYIKLEWGADFHQHESYLAGADDVPVLTTTSAHLARQLLHTTGACTFLPDAWGKEYSDLLVIPDTAVATRPLYAVWLQNSDQQAHIRQLIKFPVNTRA; encoded by the coding sequence GTGGATACGGAATTATTGAAAACCTTTCTTGAAGTGAGCAGAACTCGTCACTTTGGACGTGCCGCCGAAGCACTCTATCTCACGCAATCTGCTGTAAGTTTTCGCATCAGGCAGCTTGAAAACCAGCTGGGAGTTAACCTGTTTACGCGCCATCGCAATAACATCAGGCTGACGGCTGCCGGGGAGCGATTACTGCCTTACGCAGAGAGCCTGATGAGCACGTGGCTGATGGCCAAGAAAGAGGTCGCGCACACACAGCAGCATCATGAGCTGTCCATTGGGGCCAGTGCCTCTTTGTGGGAAGCGTATCTGACTCCATGGCTACAGACGCTGTATGAAAATCGTGAAAGCCTGCATGTGGAAGCGCGTGTTGCGCAGCGTCATTCGCTGGTTAAGCAGCTGCATGAACGGCAGCTTGACCTGCTGATCACAACTGAAGCGCCAAAAATGGATGAATTAACCAGCCAGCAGATTGGTCATATTTCCCTGACGCTTTTCCGGTCGCGAAAATCGGAGAAAAAGGAGAAATATGATTATATTAAGCTGGAATGGGGTGCTGATTTCCATCAGCATGAGAGCTATCTGGCCGGGGCGGATGATGTTCCGGTGCTGACGACAACATCAGCACATTTAGCTCGTCAGCTTCTACATACAACCGGTGCCTGTACTTTTTTACCGGATGCCTGGGGCAAAGAATACAGCGATCTGTTAGTGATCCCTGATACCGCTGTAGCGACCAGACCACTGTACGCAGTGTGGTTACAAAACAGCGATCAGCAGGCACATATCCGGCAGCTGATTAAATTTCCGGTGAATACGCGAGCATAA
- the ilvL gene encoding ilv operon leader peptide, with protein sequence MKALLRVISLVIINVVVIIITPCGATLGERKA encoded by the coding sequence ATGAAAGCCCTTCTACGAGTCATTAGCCTAGTCATTATTAACGTCGTCGTGATTATTATCACGCCGTGCGGGGCTACGCTCGGAGAAAGAAAGGCTTAA
- a CDS encoding DUF413 domain-containing protein has translation MAESFATTNRFFDNKHYPRGFSRHGDFTIKEAQLLERYGYAFNELDLAKREPSTEEERLFIEVCRGVREPQTEAEKVWSKYMTRIKRPKRFHTLSGGKPQMEGVEDYTDSDD, from the coding sequence ATGGCGGAAAGCTTCGCAACAACGAATCGTTTTTTTGATAACAAACATTACCCTCGCGGGTTCTCCCGTCACGGTGATTTCACCATCAAAGAAGCCCAACTTCTTGAGCGTTATGGTTACGCTTTTAATGAGCTCGACCTGGCAAAACGAGAGCCATCAACGGAAGAAGAGCGTCTGTTCATTGAGGTGTGCCGGGGCGTGCGTGAGCCACAAACTGAGGCAGAAAAAGTCTGGTCAAAGTATATGACCCGAATTAAACGTCCTAAACGTTTTCATACCCTTTCCGGCGGCAAGCCGCAGATGGAAGGCGTTGAAGACTACACGGATAGTGACGATTAA
- the murI gene encoding glutamate racemase produces MAMKPLDGNTTSAAATPSKARPTVLVFDSGVGGLSVYDEIRKLLPDLHYLYAFDNVAFPYGEKSEEFIVERVVAIVEAVTRRYPLALVVIACNSASTVTLPALRKRFEFPVVGVVPAIKPAARLTRNGVVGLLATRGTVKRPYTHELVARFGSECKTEMLGSAELVELAEAKLHGKPVAIEDVKRILQPWLRMQEPPDTVVLGCTHFPLISEELQQVLPEGTRLIDSGAAIARRTVWLLENESPEAFSQDENVAFCMDITEQAVQLMPVLQRYGFGKLEKLAL; encoded by the coding sequence ATGGCTATGAAACCCCTGGACGGGAATACTACCTCAGCGGCAGCTACACCTTCTAAAGCGCGCCCCACCGTGCTGGTCTTTGACTCCGGCGTTGGTGGGCTTTCTGTCTATGATGAGATCCGCAAATTATTGCCGGATCTCCATTATCTCTATGCATTCGACAACGTCGCCTTCCCCTATGGTGAAAAGTCGGAAGAGTTTATCGTTGAGCGCGTGGTGGCTATCGTTGAGGCAGTCACCCGCCGCTATCCTCTTGCGCTGGTTGTGATTGCCTGCAACTCGGCGAGCACCGTGACGCTGCCTGCACTGCGTAAACGCTTTGAATTCCCGGTAGTGGGCGTAGTGCCTGCGATTAAACCTGCGGCACGTTTGACCCGTAACGGTGTTGTTGGTCTGCTGGCAACGCGTGGCACGGTAAAGCGTCCTTATACGCATGAGCTGGTGGCACGTTTCGGCAGCGAGTGTAAGACCGAGATGCTTGGCTCTGCTGAACTGGTGGAACTGGCCGAAGCCAAACTGCATGGAAAGCCTGTAGCTATAGAAGATGTTAAACGTATCCTGCAACCCTGGCTGCGTATGCAGGAGCCGCCGGACACTGTTGTGCTGGGCTGTACTCACTTCCCTCTTATTAGTGAAGAGTTGCAACAAGTATTGCCGGAAGGGACGCGTTTAATCGATTCTGGCGCTGCAATTGCCCGGCGTACGGTATGGTTGTTAGAAAATGAGTCACCTGAGGCATTTTCTCAGGATGAGAACGTGGCGTTCTGCATGGATATCACTGAACAGGCGGTACAATTAATGCCCGTTTTGCAGCGTTATGGCTTTGGGAAGCTCGAAAAACTGGCACTTTAG